In Cygnus olor isolate bCygOlo1 chromosome 12, bCygOlo1.pri.v2, whole genome shotgun sequence, one DNA window encodes the following:
- the ST3GAL2 gene encoding LOW QUALITY PROTEIN: CMP-N-acetylneuraminate-beta-galactosamide-alpha-2,3-sialyltransferase 2 (The sequence of the model RefSeq protein was modified relative to this genomic sequence to represent the inferred CDS: inserted 3 bases in 3 codons) — MKCSLRLCFLSTAFLLVFVMSVLFTYSHHSIAYLDPGGLGGIHRVKLVPGYAGVXRLGHGGLYPRGCACRRCPEDVADTAAAWFDSRYDGRVSPVWTKENMELPPDVQRWWMMLQPQFKSHNTQEVLSKLFQIVPGENPYRWHDPRHCRRCAVVGNSGNLRGSGYGPEIDGHDFVMRMNQAPTVGFEGDVGGRTTHHFMYPESAKNLPANVSFVLVPFKTLDLLWIASALSTGQIRFTYAPVKPFLRVDKEKVQIYNPAFFKYIHDRWTEHHGRYPXTGMLVLFFALHVCDEVNVFGFGADSRGNWHHYWXNNRYAGEFRKTGVHDADFEAHIIDMLAKTSRIEVYRGN, encoded by the exons ATGAAGTGCTCGCTGCGCCTCTGCTTCCTCTCGACCGCCTTCCTCCTCGTCTTCGTCATGTCCGTGCTCTTCACCTACTCCCACCACAGCATCGCCTACCTGGACCCCGGCGGGCTGGGCGGCATCCACCGGGTGAAGCTGGTGCCCGGCTACGCCGGCG CGCGGCTCGGCCACGGGGGGCTGTACCCGAGGGGCTGCGCCTGCCGCCGCTGCCCCGAGGACGTCGCCGACACTGCGGCGGCTTGGTTTGACAGCCGCTACGACGGCCGCGTCTCCCCGGTGTGGACTAAGGAGAACATGGAGCTGCCGCCGGACGTCCAGCGGTGGTGGATG ATGCTGCAGCCCCAGTTCAAGTCCCACAACACGCAGGAGGTGCTGAGCAAGCTTTTCCAGATCGTGCCGGGCGAGAACCCCTACCGCTGGCACGACCCGCGCCACTGCCGGCGCTGCGCCGTGGTGGGCAACTCGGGCAACCTGCGCGGCTCTGGCTACGGGCCCGAGATCGACGGGCACGACTTCGTCATGAG GATGAACCAGGCGCCTACGGTGGGCTTTGAGGGGGACGTGGGCGGCCGGACCACGCACCACTTCATGTACCCCGAGAGTGCCAAGAACCTGCCTGCCAACGTCAGCTTCGTGCTGGTGCCCTTCAAGACCCTGGACCTGCTCTGGATCGCCAGCGCCCTCTCCACCGGCCAGATCAGGTT CACCTATGCGCCTGTGAAGCCTTTCCTGCGGGTGGACAAGGAAAAG gTGCAGATCTACAACCCTGCCTTCTTCAAGTACATCCACGACCGCTGGACGGAGCACCACGGGCGCTACC CCACCGGCATGCTGGTGCTCTTCTTCGCCCTGCACGTCTGCGACGAG GTGAACGTCTTCGGGTTCGGCGCCGACAGCCGGGGCAACTGGCACCACTACT AGAACAACCGCTATGCCGGCGAGTTCAGGAAGACCGGGGTGCATGACGCCGACTTCGAGGCGCACATCATCGACATGCTGGCCAAAACCAGCAGGATCGAGGTCTACCGGGGGAACTGA
- the PDPR gene encoding pyruvate dehydrogenase phosphatase regulatory subunit, mitochondrial isoform X3 translates to MVNGYPSENVWPLDLKRFGTLQSSRTFLRHRVMEVMPLMCDLKVPRWDFQTGRQLRTSPLYDRLDAQGARWMEKHGFERVKYFVPPGKDLLDLDQSKTFYKPDWFDIVGSEVKCCKEAVCVIDMSSFTKFEISSTGDQALESLQYLFSNDLDVPVGHVVHTGMLNEKGGYENDCSIARLSKRSFFMISPTDQQVHCWAWLKNRLPNDSNLTMEDVTWKYTALNLIGPRAVDVLSELSYAPITPEHFPSLFCKEMSVGYANGIRVMSITHTGEPGFMLYIPIEYALHVYNEVMNMGQKYGIRNAGYYALRSLRIEKFFAFWGQDLDAFTTPMECGREFQVKLDKGMQFVGQEALLEQKQNGVYKRFTMFILEDHDTDMDLWPWWGEPIFRNGRYVGKTTSSAYSYTLERHVCLGFVHHFDEKTGEELVVTTDFINQGEYEIDIAGQRFQAKAKLYPFSSLFTHRRRKDEVELSGYQRE, encoded by the exons ATGGTAAATGGTTATCCATCGGAAAATGTCTGGCCTCTGGACTTGAAACGCTTTGGTACTCTTCAGAGCAGTCGCACCTTCCTCCGTCACCGTGTGATGGAAGTAATGC CCCTCATGTGTGATCTGAAGGTTCCCCGCTGGGACTTCCAGACCGGCAGACAGCTGCGCACCTCCCCGCTCTATGACCGTCTGGATGCCCAGGGGGCTAGATGGATGGAGAAGCATGGGTTTGAGAGAGTCAAATACTTTGTCCCACCTGGGAAAG ATCTGCTGGATTTGGATCAGAGCAAAACCTTTTACAAGCCAGACTGGTTTGATATCGTGGGTTCAGAAGTCAAGTGCTGTAAGGAAGCAGTTTGTGTCATTGACATGTCGTCTTTCACCAAGTTTGAAATAAGC TCCACGGGAGACCAGGCGCTGGAGAGTCTGCAGTACCTCTTCTCAAACGACCTGGATGTGCCAGTTGGGCACGTTGTGCATACCGGCATGCTTAATGAGAAAGGAGGTTACGAGAATGACTGCAGCATTGCACGGCTGAGCAAACGCAG cttctTCATGATTTCCCCTACTGACCAGCAAGTCCACTGCTGGGCCTGGCTGAAGAACCGCTTGCCTAACGACAGCAACCTGACCATGGAAGATGTGACCTGGAAGTACACAG CTCTGAACCTGATAGGCCCTCGTGCTGTGGATGTCTTGTCAGAGTTGTCGTATGCCCCCATAACTCCAGAAcactttccctctctcttttgcAAG GAGATGAGCGTGGGCTATGCTAATGGCATCCGTGTGATGAGTATCACTCACACAGGAGAACCTGGATTCATGCTTTATATTCCCATAGAG TACGCCCTCCACGTGTACAACGAGGTGATGAACATGGGCCAGAAGTACGGCATCCGGAACGCCGGTTACTACGCACTCCGCAGCCTGCGCATCGAGAAGTTCTTTGCATTCTGGGGCCAGGATCTGGATGCCTTTACCACTCCTATGGAGTGTGGACGCGAGTTCCAGGTCAAGCTGGATAAG gGAATGCAGTTTGTCGGCCAGGAAGCGCTGCTGGAACAGAAGCAGAACGGCGTGTACAAGCGCTTTACCATGTTCATCCTCGAGGACCACGACACGGACATGGACCTCTGGCCCTGGTGGGGCGAGCCCATCTTCCGCAACGGCCGCTACGTGGGCAAGACCACCAGCAGCGCCTACAGCTACACGCTGGAGCGCCACGTCTGCCTGGGCTTCGTGCACCACTTCGATGAGAAGACGGGCGAGGAGCTGGTGGTGACAACTGACTTCATCAACCAGGGCGAGTACGAGATCGACATCGCTGGGCAGCGCTTCCAGGCCAAAGCCAAGCTCTACCCCTTCAGCTCCCTCTTCACGCACCGTCGCCGCAAGGACGAGGTGGAACTGAGCGGCTACCAGAGGGAGTAG